TGGTTTCCATGCCGAGTGTCTCCGCTGTACGGGTGATGGCGAAAGAGGAGGGGCAACGCTGTGACGGCTGTGGAGCGCTTACTCCGCGGTGGGTGCAGGGTGAGACGCTGACCCCCTCCCTTATCCAGACCCCGGGGCCGCCGGGGTCACCCTGGATTCCACATGCTCATTGCTTACAGCCCAGGTCATGCTCCACGCTCCACAGACCCACATGCAGCCCGTCACAGCATCCCTGGCGATGGCATGCCCGTCCTGGATCGTGGCTGCTGCCGCCTCCCAGCGATCGCCCGTCTCCCCCAGTCCGCCCTTGCCGCCCCCGGTATTTCTAATGCAGGAGCTGGAGACACCCGTTGGGAGATAGGTCTCTTCCCATCTCTCCATGGCTGCCTCTCTCGTCTCACGTAGAGAAAAAGCCAAAGGCTCTGTTATGGCTCAAAGCGTCCTGCCTgggcatccagtggttaagaatctgccttgcggCGCAGGGGATATGCGTTCGATCCCAGGGCGGAGAACTAAGGTCCCAGAAGCTGTGGAGCAGCTCAGCCCACCTGTCACGACTGGAGGGTCTGTGCGCCACAGTAAAGCACGCAGCCAAGATCCCGCGAACCGAGACGGAGACCTGCTGTAGccaaatggagaaatatattagAACAAATAAAGAGGCCCCGCAGGGTCTGGccccccctctcccttcccttcccttcccccccccccccgtgctCACCCCTGTCTCCTGCTGCAGAAACCTCGTGCGCTCCTCCCCAGCACCCCTCTTCCTGGCTCGTTCTTCCCCCAGACGTCCACAAGCCAGCTGCCGCGCCTTGTTCGGGGCTTTCCCCCAGGGCCTCCTCTGAgccttccccacctccctggaAGCACCCCCTGCTCTGCTTGACTTTGTTCCTCAGCTCTGTCACCTTCTGACACGCAGCGGTTTCTTGGTACTTTGCCCTGCCCAGTGGCACGTccaatcttaattccctgaccagggactgaacctctgtcGCCCTGAAGTGGAAGCTAGGAaccctaaccgctggaccaccagggaagtccccactatGTGTTTACTTCGCTGCTTTTGTGATTACTACCCAGCCACCCAGAATGCCGCCTCCAGCTCTGGTTCTTTGCTCTCTCCAcacacctagaacagtgcctggcacatggtaggagCTCAATAAGTAatgcatcaaaagaataaaaacagccCGGTGAGGTTAGCACTCTCCCTGTTTTTAGGGAAGGAGGTGAAGTTCAGAGAGGCTGAGTTACTTGCTATTATCACAcagctgctggtggtggtttagtcgctcagtcgtgtccgactcttgtgaccacatggactgtagtccgccaggctcctctgtccatgggctttcccaggcaagaatactggagtgggtggccatttccttctccagggatcttcccaacccggggattgaaccctggtctcctgcaccgtaggcagagtctttaccaactgagctttgagGGAAGCTAGTAGATGTTAAACCGGCTCTGTAGCCTTCAAGTCATAGCATATACCCTCGAGACCAGGGCATATGCAGAGAGCCTGaggctttttaaatgtttttgccaCGCCACTTGGGATGTTAGCTCCCCAGCCACGGATGGAACCCTCGCCTCCAGCATTGGCAGCGCAGTCTTCAGCACTGGACTGTCAGGCCCATCCTGAGCCTGCACTTTAAACCTCTGCCTCGCCCGGCGGACAGAGCGTGATGTCCAGGGCTGGAGGGCCCAGGCTGGGCTGGAGAGGGGCGCGTGCCCCTCACGCGGGGCCCCCTTCTCTTCGGCAGGTACCCGTCCAAACACTTCGGGACACTGACGGGCCTGCAGTCCCTCCTAAGTGCCGTGTTTGCCGTGCTGCAGCAGCCGCTCTTCATGGCCGTGGTGGGGCCCCTGAAAGGAGAGCCCTTCTGGGTGAGCGGCAAGGGGGCCTGGGGGCCATGGGACCCCCCTGCCTGGGTgcagctgaggagctgggggtggggggctttcACAAGTGGCGCAATCTTCCATTCTCATTTCAGCCAGTTTTTCATCTGGGGGTTTCCAACTGGCAGTCGGTCAAACCTCCTTATAGACACCCCAGCCTGGGCCCAGGACGCTGTAATAAGCTCCCAGGTGACCTGGGGATTGGCCCAGTCCTGATCCAAGGCAGGGACCTTCTCTCCTAGAAAGGGGCCCCTCCAAATCTTCTGAGCTCAAACACCCACAGTGCTGGGGTACCAGCCGTTGGTCTTATTGGAAAGGCTCTTCCTCGCATTGAACTGATCCCACTTCCCTAAAGCTGACATCTGTCCCGGGGGGCCACGCACTCCCCTCAACCCTCCCGCCAGAGCACGACAGCTACTGTGTCCCGAGTGCTCACCAGGCGCTGATAAGtacatcagtgcagttcagttgctcagtcctgtcagactctttgcgaccccatggaccgcagcacgccaggcctccctgtccatcaccaactcctggagtttacccaaactcatgtccattgagttggtgatgccatccaaccatctcatcctctgtcgtccccttctcctcctgccctcaatctttcccagcatcaggatcttttccagcaagttggttcttcgcatcaggtggccagaatactggagcttcagcttcagcctcagtccttagTGTATTTTTATTGAACATGGCCACCATTGCCCAGAGGAGGGGGGGTGTAGACTCGAGGTGACTGGCCCGTGAGCCACCCCATGAGGAACGGGGTGGGTTGTGTGCGGGGTCTGAGCAGGGCCTTCCGGGCCTCCTGGCCCCCGCTGCACACGGCACCCATGCTCTCCTGCCACCACCCTGCCACGGGACCCCACCACCCACATCCTCAGAAGCCCAGGCTCCCAGCCAACACCAGGTCATTTGGGCCCTGGCGTCAGGTGGGGTTCAGACCCGGCTCTGGAGCTCTATGGGCGTCCCGTGAGACGCTGGCGGAGAGCAGCTGCCTACAGCGAGGGCTCGCTCTGTGTATCTTCTGGCCCagaaccagtccaccctaaaggagatcagtcctgggtgctcattggaaggactgatgccaaagctgaaactccagtactttgaccacctcatgcgaagagttgactcattggaaaagactctgatgctgggagggattgggggcaggaggagaaggggacgaccaaggatgagatggctgaatggcatcactgacttgatggacatgagtctgagtgaactctgggagttggtgatggacagggaggcctggcgtgctgcgattcatggggtcgcagagttggacacgactgagcgatagcgcctgaactgcactgaacaggACCCGGggtgcagatggctgccttcttccTGAGGGAGGCTGAGCGGCCCCCGAGGGTGAGGAGGGTGGACAGcttgcctcttttttttctctttctccccgcCCTGCAGGTGAATCTGGGCCTCCTGCTCTTCTCGCTCCTGGGGTTCCTGTTACCATCCTACCTCTTCTGCTACCGCGCCCGGCTCCAGAGGGCAGATGTCGCCCGCTGGGGGGCCCCCCTGAAGACACCTGGCGGCCCCAAGGTGGCGGCCTAGGCCCCCCGAGTCCCAGGGCCTGGACCACAGGCGGCCGCGGCCTGCACAGAGGCACTGACTCTCCCTGTGACCTCCGCACAGCACCAGGGACCACGGATTTATAAATAACGGGAGAAGTTCTATTTTTGTGGGGACgtgtgaaaaagaaaggaaaaaagaaatccccAAAGCCACGCTCCATTGACTGAAGACGGCCCCCGTGCCGGGATCGAACCTTCTTGAACCTGGGGTTGGAGGGCCCGGGGTGGGGCCCTGCACTTCCTCTGGGCCTCGTCCGAGGGGCCTGCCAGCTGGTGGCTCCTGGGGGCCTGTGGGGTCAGCGAACAGGTGACCCCTCAGCTGTGCAGGGGCCAGGGTATGTGCGATCGCGTGTGGAACTCCCTTCTCCTCTGGGGAAATAGGCCGAGTCCTGAGGCCTCCGCGTGGGAGGGAAGCCCCTCCTGGGGGCTGAAGGGCGGGTTCTCTCCCTGATGCTGCTGCCCGCAGAtctcagaggaaataaaaagggaaGTGAGAGACCGGCTGCAGTGTGCTTGCCTGTGTCTGGGTGGGGGGGTGTCTTCCCACACCTTTATCCCCCTTTCTCACCCAGGCGCAGCTGGGCATTAACTAGGGCACTTAAGGTGCCAGCCTGTCCACCCCCAGCTGCCTGTCTCAGCTCCCTGTTCTCTGCCGTGCCCTGGAGCGGGTGGAGGTCCTGCGCTCAGCTCCTCCCCCGCCACTTCTCAGGGTTTGCGGTACATCCGGCAGGGAGGTTGGCCCTTCTTCCTACCTATGATCAAGGCAGGAGGCTTTGGGAAAAATGCTAAGGCGCGCCTCTTGAACTTTCTTGTCTGGCGTCTCTGGAGATCTGTTGAAAGtaacatttttttgggggggtgtccTGTTTTATCTTAAAACTTGATGCAAATTTCGAGCTTCACCTTGTGCTATATTAATATTTACTCTCAGGAATAAAGGGAGGCTTTAAAAGTTACCTACATCAAGGGAGGCACCATCTTTGAGGGCAAGGGGCCGTCCAGGAAGCGACACCTCATTTATTCCACTCCTGCTTCTTTCTGGCCTGGGACACAACCCTGAAACTCACAGAGGGGAGGGGCCTGTGTGTCGAGGCTCTGCCTGTTCCAGCTACACAGGCCCCTTACTGCGTCCTCACCGTAGAGGTCGGTGTCTCCGGGTCTGAGACTTCCTCTCTCTAGAAAACGACCCGGAGACCCACGGGCACAGAGCTggcaggtggtggggtggggctgggcgtTGTGGCTGCTGAGTGCCAAGCTCAGGACTGCCGGGGCAATCAGCGTTAGAAAGGAAGCTCTGAGATTGTCAGCCcagctctctgctgccctctcagGGCGGGGAGGAACCACAAAGGCCTTATGTACCACCCTACTCCCCCCAAACCTAGGAGAACCCCGAAATGATGGCCCTGGAGGACAGTAGCACAGAGGAGCCCTCCCTTTGTCTGCCTTTCTCTTTAGAAGCTGATTCAGTAGACTGACTCCCCCATTTGACGGATGTCCAGCGGGATCTGGAGACGTGGCTGAGCCACACGGCGCATCCCTGGCTGCTCGCAGCCCAGGCTCCTGGCTTCCCACGGTGTCTTTTTCGCAAAGTAGGAAACCAGATTTGGACCGCATCCGCCAACGGGTTGGACGGGCGCCCAGTGGCCTTGCCCGGGTCTCGCTGCACTCTGTGCCCGGGGACCTTGACTTTCCGTCCGGTCCGGTGGAAGCGGATCACAAAAGATGAACGGGAGAGGGGCGAGCGGAGGGAGCCCGGCTGTGCGCCCCGGACTCTGCGCTCCGCAGGCGGCGCTGCGTGGCTGCGGCTGGGACGGGGTTGGGGGAGCCACGGGGGACCCCACACCCTCCCTCCACAGTCCCTGCCGGCTCGTCCGCCTCTCCTGGGTCGCATCTCCAGACCCCTCCCCTAAGATAGCCCCGTGCCCCCCTACCACGGAGCCAGCGACCCTCGAGGCTGAAGGAGGGGTCTCGACCGCGCCCCCGCCCATGCCCAGAGGGCATGGGATCGGGTGGGGGACTCAGGCGGGGATCTCGGCCTCTTTGGGGCGGGGTGTCTTCTCGCCCCGCGTCCCCCGGGCGGGGGCGCTTGGGAAGGGGGCTGGCGGGGGCGGCCGCGAGCTGGAGCCTGTTTGTCGCGGCGCCGCCGAATGGAACAGATGGCTGGGAGGGGGGGAGAGGGTACGTGGCGGGGAGGAGGAGGCTGCGGGGGCCGGGGGCTGAGGAACTCGGGATTTCGACGCCCCAAGTCTCCCGGGAGAAGCgcccctccccacctcttcccAGAAAGAGGGGGCGGGCAAGTGCCTGCCCTTTCTTCCCCCTGAGGGCCCCCCCCCCGCAAACCCCGCCGTCCCCCCGGGGGCGCGCCCCTCACCCCCGGGACCCCCAGAGCGGGCGGCGTCCAGGCCGCCGGGACGCAAGGGTTAATGGGGGTCCCCACCCCCGCTCCGAGGGGCGAGGGGGCTGCGGGACGCGGGGCGAGACTTCTGGGGAAAAACGTGCTAATTGGAAACGTCACGCAGatgagctggggtgggggctgggcagggcacAGGGCGGGGGTTGGAGGGCGAGGGATCCGAGGCGCCCTCCCGCCAGGGCAGTGATGGGGACCGCCGCGGAGGCCCGCGGGTTTCTGCAGAGGAGGCCGCCCCCCGACCCTGCGCCCCAGAAGAACGCGGCGCTCTCAGTCTCCAGTCGGGGTCTCAGATTCCCCGCGAAGGGGGCGGCAGCGTGTAAGTGACTGTCCCCGCCGGCGGCTTACCTCGGGCGCGACCCTCGCCGCGGCCCCGCCCCGTCTGTCTCCTGCGTCCTTCTCCGCCCCCATCTGCGGCATCACCCTGTCCACGCAAGAGTCCTGCCCGTGGCTTCCACCAGGATCTAATTTTTCTCACTTTGCTTTCTCCTGTCTGCCCTCCTTGGGACCACCCCACCTCCTGGGAGCTGTTTCTCCGCCTTCAGAGACCTTCCTAACCCACCCCCACgtgctaaaatgcagattccagggCTCAGGGAGAAACTGGTTCAGCGGGTCTGAGGGGCTTGGGAACCTGCGTCTTAGCTGTTTCCCACCCGAATCAGATGGGAAAGACCTTCACTTTCAGAAACACTGGgcaaggactgggaagcctggacaAGCCTTCCTGAACGGCCACTCCCAACTTCTCTCGCAGGGTCCTGCCCTCCCCCTGCTCGGTGTGGTCTCCTTGGCTTCCAGGGCACAAGAAGGTGCCAGGAAGGAcggaaggaggcagagagggaggaggaaggaggaagcagtGAGTCTGTGCCTGCTGCTCCCTCTCTGAGCTGGGCCTTCCTTAGCCTTCCTCTCTCTGTGCCGGGGCCCTCTGCTGCAGCGGGGAGTCGTCCTCAATCAGGCCACCAGCCTTGCCTCActatctcccttcccttccccacctcaTCTGAAGTTTCTAGGAAGGCCAAAGGCTCCTGGGATGGGCCATCCATTTGGGTCTTAGGAGGGAATGGCAGAGCCTGAGTCCCCGCCTCCCCAAGAAAGAGGCAAAAGCACCCCTGGGATTGAAAGAAAAACCggaggaggtgggcagggctTGGAGAAAGAGAACAGCAAACAGATGGGTGACCTTCAGGGGCCTTGCACTTACTTACGACAGCTCCCTTTAGGCAGGCGCTGTCGCCCCCAGGTTGTAAATGCAAAACCATACAAGggatgctcagagaggttaagtgacttgctcaaggtcacaccgCAAGTGGGAAAATAACTCGGCCATTCACACCTCTacgtctcccagagctttctcaggaggctgccGGGAGGTGccccaggcctgccctgcctGTCCCACCCCTGGGGGCCGTGGGGACAGGAGAGGGGACCGTGCAGAGATGAAAAGGGAACATCTGATAGGTCTGGCTGGAAGCATTAAAAATTCATCTAGAAAGCTGACCCCAGCTGGACCTTGGGCCTACCACCTGGACTGTCCCCGGCCTGGTGGCCTCTCAGAGCCTGATGGGCAAATGCCACTTCCACAGGGTTCTGGgagcctcctcccaccctcaccccgcAAGTCTTTGCCTTTCATAGGAGAGGGGTTCTCTCATGGATTTGGGAGCTAACATCGGGAGTCAGCAGCTCAAAAAGCAGCAGCCTCCCCCCACTCTGAGTGTAAGAACCTTAGAGGTTTAAAGGCTTATGGACCTTGTCATCTGGTGtcctctgcctctccccaggCAGAGAGATGCTCACGCTCAGGTTAGGGTTCCTGCGCCTGACTGTGATACCTACAGTGGCCGGTAAGGGGCAGCCACCTCCTGGGAGCCAGCCCTAGCCTGAGCCTCTCCCAGCAGCTTTGAAGGAGGAGAACAGAACCCCGGGGCTAAGGTCAGCAAGATGGAGCTTTGGCCTCGGGGAGGGGCTCTGGACTCTGTTATCTGAGGCAGGGGGCGAGGGTCCCACgtctggggaagactgaggaacTTTAGGGGAGAGGTGCAAAGTGGATTTGTGGGGTTCACATTCATGGTAATGGAGGGCCCACATGGTGCAATCTTTCCAGCTGGAGTGAAGATGTcgaggcgggggggcgggggggggggaagggCAGGAGAGAAAAAGATAGAAAGTGAGGACCGGACGCTGCAGGGCCTCCAAGGCTTTGCTAAGACGTTTTATCTTTAACCTGCAGGGGAACAGGGAGCCCGTGGTACGTGCCTGAGTAACAGAATGGCATAATGCGAGCTCTGGTCTGATGGATCTGGCCAACATGGGCCAGCAGAGTGGGAGGCAGCGAGAGATCGAATGCAGGAAATCGGGAGAGGAGGTTACTGCTATTTTCTTCCACATTCTAAGCATGAGGTAATGGGGAGATGCATCAGgcagggagctggggtggggaggaatgggAAGGAAGGGCTGGGCGGGGGCCGCGGGGGGACTGGGTGGGTGAGCTGATGGGAGATTCAAGGAAGAAACGGAGGAGCTCACCGCCACTGGTGTTGGGCAGCCAGAGAAcacgggctgggggtgggggtgggcactcGGTGGGGGGCATCCAGGAGGTTCCTCTCGGGGCGGGCAGTCTTGCACAaaccccctcccctctctgagTGGGCCTGCACTGCCCCCTCGGAGCATCCCTGGGGGGTGGACTGGATGGCCTTGCAAGCCCCTCCGGTCTCAGGGTGTGCGGCTCAGGCTTATCCATctgggttgtctgaggaggctgggGTCTGGGTGTGTGAGATCTCGGGGTGGTCTCTGTGCAGGGACTCACGGGAGTGGCTGTGCACACCCGTTGGTATTTGGGGTGCATCTGCCTTGTTTGTGGGGCCCGTGGGTGTTGGCGTGCCTGCATGTGCTCTCTCTTGCTCTCCTTTGGTgcgagtgtgtgtgagagagcgtGTGAGCGTGGGTGTGCATCCGTGGGTCTGTCTGggcgggtgggggcaggggtgggggaaagTGGCCTTGCTGTCGGCTTCCTCCCGAGGCTCACACCCTCCCCCTTGCTTTCACCGTTCTGAAATAGCATCTGGACCAAAGGCCCATGAATATTTCACGATGATAATTCTGTGACCTGGACAGCCTGCTTCTGATTTACCAgcatcctccccctcccccttcctgcccAGGCCCCAGCGGTCCCTCTTCCTTCAGAGCTCTTGCAGGCTGGCCCCCTAAGCCCACTCATCAGCCTCCTCAAAGCCAGTATGACAGGCGCCCCTATGAGACCCCAGACTCAGCACTCTCCATTGCACCCCAACCTCACACCTTTATCCAAAGTCTGCCGCTTCAGGCCACAGACAGTAACTCTTTCCCGTTCCATCCTCCACCAGCCTTCTGGGACCCCTGGCCAAAGCCACAGGCCCTCAGCATCCTTAAAACCTGGCACTATGGTATCCTCTTTTCATCCCCCAGCTTCCAAGTTACACTCTTAACCCTAAATTTAAACCATCCAAGTCTCCCCCAGTTGCTTCTGGCAGACGAGACTCACCCAAGTCCTTCTCAGCCAAGGCTCTCCCCTTTCCATAGCCTCTCTCCTCCACACACTGGAAAGATGAAGCTTCTCATCATACCTCAAGTGAGCAAGACACCCCCACTTGGGATTCTCATCCCTCTGATCACCAAAATCCCTCGGCTTTTCCACTAACCCGCTTGGAGAACTGCTTCTCTGATCGGATTCCTCCCTGATGTCTTCTGCCTCACAGGAGCCAAGGGGAAGAACCCATTGGTCTACAGGGTTGCTGTGTCCAGCTGTGCAGGTTGCACACTGCACAAGGGCCGAGTGTGAGCTGAACTCCAGCCTTTTGCTGTTTGCTAAAGTGTTTGCTGCGGTCTGAAGCTGTGTTGCCCTAAGGAAGAGGTGTCTTTCTCAGGTTTACCCAAAGCCATGTTTGGGCTGGCTGTGACCATCGCTGCCCATGTTATCACTCCTCTTTGCAGGGGAAAGTGAGAGATGCTGCTTTTTCCTCCCTGAAGGAACAGGACCTGGGAGAGAACTATTAGCCAGGCTGGAGGCCTTCCCCAGGCCTGGCTCCTCCGGCACAGACAATTCAGGGTCGGCTGCAGCCGCTTCTCCTGGACAGATGAGGAGGCGAGGTGTGATCAGCACACTCCTGGCTCTCGGATTTCCCTGACCTGCTGGGGACTCCACAGtcacccccctccttcctccgccttcattttcttcttgtaGGGGCAACAGCAGGAAGCACTTGGATGCTGTGCAATGGCTCTCGATTGCTGTCTAACTCTCCCGGCCCCTGGAAGCGTGATGGTTCTAAGCCCTTCTCCCACTTTGGAGATCCTGAGCCAATAAACTTTACAGGAgataaaataatagaattttttaataaactttttccCCCCCAAAACAATGTCTGTTGATCTTCACCACACaggggccatggtggagaggAACGTTCTCTCCAGGCACCCTCAAAAGTGTCCAGGGTAGACTTAGGAGAAAAGTATTTCTCCAGTGTCAGGAAGTTGAGGCGGGAGGCGAGGATTAAGCAGAGGCCTGGGGCTGGCCTGACGTCCCTCCAAAGGGCTCCGGGGAGTGGCGTCCTTCCCAGAGCTTAAGACGGCTCTGCTGGTGGGTGCTGCTCCGCAGACAAAGCTCCTCTCGAGTCCACCATAGGCGCTGGGGGACGGGGTCCGCGGCGGCCCGGGGTGCCCACTCAGCCTCGGGATGGGTTCGGGTTGACGGCCGGAGATGGGGAGAAAACCCCGGCCATGTCTTCGGGTGGCTGGGCCACCAGACGTGTGCTTCGGGGGCTGCCAACAGCGGGCGGCCCGGGAGGCGGGGAGAGGTGGCCGGATCCCTGGGGATGCGAGGCgctgggaggagaaggcaggCCGCCAGCCCGCGGTGGGGACTGGAGACGGAGGATGAGGGGCGGGGATGGGGGGGCCGGGGAGACGCCGGCCGCTTCAGTCTCAGCACCGCGGTCAGAGGTGGTGGGGCGCCAGGATCAACAGGCAAAGCAGCGGGGCGGCGAGCCCGGGCGCGCGCGCGGGGCCGCGGGAGTCCGGGGGCACCTGGCAGGCGGCGCCGGGGCACGTCTGCTCGCCCCGCCGGTCCTCGCCGCCGTAGCCGCCCCAGTAGTCGTCCTCGGTGGGCGCGTCGCCACCCGGGCGCCCCCGCGCGTCCTCGGCGGGCAGGTCGCGGTAGAGGGTGGAAGGGTCGGCCGGCGGCGCCCCGACCTCGGCCACCCCGTACAGGTGGTTGGAGGAGCTGTTGGCGCGCGCGCGGCCCCCGGGCCGCGTGGGCGCGGCAGGCGGGCAGGCCTGGAAGTCGGCCTCGCGGAGCGCGCGCAGGTCGCGGCCCCGGCGCTCGGGTGGCGAGGCGCACGTCACGTCGGAGCTGGACACGCGCGCGCGCTGGAACCAGGCCCAGAGCGGCCGCGCGCGGCAGTCGCACGCCCAGGGGTTGGCGTTGAGCCGCAGGAACTCGAGAGCCGGCAGGTCGGCCAGCGCCTCGCCGGGCAGCGAGGCCAGGCTGTTGTTGAACAGGTAGAGGATGGTGAGGCGGCCGAGGCCGCGGAAGGCCGCGCGGTGCACGCCCTGCAGCCGGTTCCCGTGCAGCAGCAGCCGGTCCAGGCTGCCCAGGCCGCGGAACACGTGCTCCGTGAGCAGCCGCAGGCGGTTCCCGTGCAGGAAGAGGTGGCTCAGGTTGGCCAGGTCCGCGAACAGGTCATCCTGGGGCGGGAAGACAGATGAGACAGATGAGACGGCCTCGGAGGGCGTTAGGGAAGGGCGGGGAGCAGCGTGGCAGACCAGGAAGGGGTCCGCCTTCTAGAGTCCTGGGTTCGAATCCTGCCTGCTCTAACCTACTTGTGCGGGGAAAGCAGTGTAGTTCTTAGAACTTTGGGGTGCATCAGAACCCCCTGCTGATCCCggagccctgccccgccccccagtttccgattcagcaggtctgggccCGAGCGCTGAGATGCTGCACGTCTTCACGAGTTCCCAGGTGACGCAGACGCTGCAGGTGGGAGGGCCACACTTGGAGCCGAGAGCTTACGATTTGGTTGAGCATTTCCCTTGTTTCATTTCATCTGCACATCTTACTGACTTCCTGACTCCAAATCCTGGCCCTACTATTAACTGACCCTTGAGCGAGTCACTTGGTATCCCTGTGACTCAGTGCTTGACTGTAAGATGTGGTTAG
This portion of the Capra hircus breed San Clemente chromosome 15, ASM170441v1, whole genome shotgun sequence genome encodes:
- the RTN4RL2 gene encoding reticulon-4 receptor-like 2 → MLPGLGSLLPGPPACVLLLLLAAAPAAARCPMLCTCYPAPPTVSCQANNFSAVPRALPPGTQRLFLQNNLISALRPGSFGPSLLTLWLFSNNLSAIYPGTFRHLQALEELDLGDNRHLRSLEPDTFQGLERLQSLHLYRCQLSSLPGTIFRGLVSLQYLYLQENSLLHLQDDLFADLANLSHLFLHGNRLRLLTEHVFRGLGSLDRLLLHGNRLQGVHRAAFRGLGRLTILYLFNNSLASLPGEALADLPALEFLRLNANPWACDCRARPLWAWFQRARVSSSDVTCASPPERRGRDLRALREADFQACPPAAPTRPGGRARANSSSNHLYGVAEVGAPPADPSTLYRDLPAEDARGRPGGDAPTEDDYWGGYGGEDRRGEQTCPGAACQVPPDSRGPARAPGLAAPLLCLLILAPHHL